One Mycobacterium marseillense DNA window includes the following coding sequences:
- the cysC gene encoding adenylyl-sulfate kinase codes for MSNNITWHEHKISRDEREDLNGHQGCVIWFTGLSGSGKSTVANIVEQKLYERGIRSYLLDGDNVRYGLNAGPELLEERHGAEFAKRFGLGFSAEDREENIRRIGAVAKLFCEAGVIALTAFISPYVRDRDAIRATLGDGDFQEIFIDTPIEVCEQRDPKGLYKKARAGEIKGFTGIDDPYEAPARPELRLEGGTKDADTLADEVIAHLERAGVIRTPGRDQDGPERNTA; via the coding sequence ATGTCGAACAACATCACCTGGCACGAACACAAGATCAGTCGCGACGAGCGCGAGGACCTCAATGGTCACCAGGGCTGCGTCATCTGGTTCACCGGGCTGAGCGGCAGCGGCAAGAGCACGGTCGCCAACATCGTCGAACAAAAGCTCTACGAGCGCGGCATCCGGAGCTATCTCCTGGACGGCGACAACGTCCGCTACGGGCTCAATGCCGGCCCGGAGCTGCTCGAGGAGCGTCATGGGGCTGAGTTCGCCAAGCGGTTCGGGCTGGGATTTTCCGCCGAAGACCGTGAGGAGAACATTCGCCGCATCGGCGCGGTCGCGAAGCTGTTCTGTGAGGCGGGGGTCATCGCTTTGACGGCCTTCATCAGCCCTTACGTGCGTGATCGCGACGCGATCCGGGCGACGCTGGGCGACGGCGACTTCCAGGAGATCTTCATCGACACCCCGATCGAGGTCTGCGAACAGCGCGATCCCAAAGGTCTCTACAAGAAGGCCCGGGCCGGGGAAATCAAGGGATTCACCGGGATCGACGACCCCTATGAAGCCCCGGCGCGCCCGGAGCTGCGGCTCGAGGGCGGAACGAAGGATGCGGACACGCTGGCCGACGAGGTGATCGCCCATCTCGAGCGGGCGGGAGTCATCCGGACTCCGGGCCGAGACCAAGACGGGCCGGAAAGGAACACGGCATGA
- the sat gene encoding sulfate adenylyltransferase, with amino-acid sequence MNYTGHNGKPIVERVSTDNAIGRMEGLPRVPISKATAHEVISLSYGFFTPLTGFMGRQEVDGTLDNFALPDGTLWSIPIVFDMSADDIADLDIKEGSSVVLDYLGAPMAMFDVTEIYEYDLERMAEKTYGTTDPRHPGVKKTMGYENRFIGGDITLINEPVFNEPFKSFWLTPKQHKDALAQRQWQRAVAHQTRNVPHTGHEALMKQAWLAANEDQPVDNLNTGVLVNAIIGQKRVGDYIDEAILLAQNALRTSGYFRENVHMVSFTLWDMRYAGPREAIFHAILRTNLGCTHHMFGRDHAGVGDFYHPYDSQNILKQYRNQLGIKPVFLRENWYCPVCLEVTNSALCGHDSQAQSFSGSLIRSILTDEVKPTQKVMRHEVFEVVMECAAKHGQGSPFVTEEYLRDRRPVFTLNQLEGS; translated from the coding sequence ATGAACTACACGGGTCACAACGGGAAGCCGATCGTGGAGCGGGTGTCGACGGACAACGCGATCGGCCGAATGGAGGGGCTGCCGCGTGTTCCGATCTCGAAGGCCACCGCGCACGAAGTCATCAGCCTTTCCTACGGGTTCTTCACCCCGCTGACCGGCTTCATGGGTCGCCAGGAGGTAGACGGGACCCTGGACAACTTCGCGTTGCCGGACGGGACGCTGTGGAGCATCCCGATCGTCTTCGACATGTCCGCCGACGACATCGCGGACCTCGATATCAAGGAAGGCTCCAGCGTAGTTCTCGACTATCTCGGCGCCCCGATGGCGATGTTCGACGTCACCGAGATCTACGAATACGATCTCGAGCGCATGGCCGAAAAGACCTACGGCACAACGGATCCCCGGCACCCTGGTGTGAAGAAGACAATGGGCTATGAAAACCGCTTCATCGGCGGCGATATCACGCTGATCAACGAACCCGTTTTCAACGAGCCCTTCAAAAGCTTCTGGCTCACCCCGAAGCAGCACAAGGACGCGCTGGCCCAGCGGCAATGGCAGCGGGCCGTCGCCCACCAGACCAGGAACGTTCCGCACACCGGCCACGAGGCGTTGATGAAGCAAGCGTGGCTGGCCGCGAACGAGGACCAGCCGGTCGACAACCTCAACACGGGCGTGCTGGTGAATGCCATCATCGGCCAGAAGCGCGTCGGCGATTACATCGACGAGGCGATACTGTTGGCGCAGAACGCCTTACGCACCAGCGGCTATTTTCGCGAGAACGTGCACATGGTGTCCTTCACCCTTTGGGACATGCGGTATGCGGGGCCGCGCGAGGCGATCTTTCACGCGATCCTGCGCACGAACCTGGGCTGCACGCATCACATGTTCGGGCGAGACCACGCGGGGGTGGGCGACTTCTACCACCCGTACGACTCCCAGAACATCCTCAAGCAATACCGCAACCAGCTGGGCATCAAGCCGGTGTTCCTGAGGGAAAACTGGTATTGCCCGGTGTGTCTGGAGGTCACCAACTCTGCTCTGTGCGGCCATGATTCGCAGGCCCAAAGCTTCAGCGGCAGCCTGATACGCAGCATTTTGACCGACGAAGTCAAGCCGACGCAGAAGGTGATGCGCCATGAGGTGTTCGAGGTCGTGATGGAGTGCGCCGCCAAGCATGGTCAGGGTTCGCCGTTCGTCACCGAGGAATATTTGCGGGACAGGCGGCCGGTCTTCACGCTCAACCAATTGGAGGGTTCGTGA
- a CDS encoding DUF6955 family protein, protein MSDDKKIKVNVWINEERLEALANAGMADLANEAFAGMKLLEIYTTEEQKNIVLQRYPGSKYDSATTQSIELLPKHAKDRLLELSIAMHSTGPDVMGRFLEETKP, encoded by the coding sequence GTGAGCGACGACAAAAAGATCAAGGTCAACGTCTGGATCAACGAGGAGCGGCTGGAAGCGTTGGCGAACGCCGGGATGGCCGACCTGGCAAATGAGGCATTCGCAGGCATGAAACTGTTGGAGATTTACACCACCGAAGAGCAGAAGAATATTGTCCTGCAACGCTATCCGGGGTCCAAGTACGATTCCGCCACCACTCAGTCCATCGAGCTGCTGCCCAAGCACGCCAAGGACAGGCTATTGGAGCTGTCGATCGCGATGCATTCCACCGGTCCCGACGTGATGGGCCGTTTCCTCGAGGAGACGAAGCCCTGA
- a CDS encoding GAP family protein, whose protein sequence is MLFTVGVMALAVSLEPFRIGMTVLMLNRPRPLMQLLAFLAGGFAMGLTVGATVLFLLRRVLLRSTYFTLPRVQILIGALALVAAAGLAAKIVADRRRGSRRAPPGADRAGPAWLSERVRRLLDGRSLWVAAVAGLGIALPSVDYLAALAVILASGAPVMTQLGALLMFNVVAFALVEIPLAAYLLAPAATRARMTALQDWIRSRRRIEVAALLAAVGLVLLVVGLADL, encoded by the coding sequence ATGTTGTTCACCGTCGGTGTGATGGCCCTTGCCGTCAGCCTCGAACCGTTCCGGATCGGCATGACGGTGCTGATGTTGAACCGCCCGAGGCCGCTGATGCAACTGCTCGCGTTTCTGGCCGGCGGATTCGCGATGGGGCTGACGGTGGGCGCGACCGTCTTGTTCCTCCTGCGACGCGTGCTGCTGCGCTCGACATACTTCACCCTGCCCCGGGTGCAGATCCTCATCGGCGCACTGGCGCTGGTGGCCGCCGCGGGACTGGCGGCGAAGATCGTCGCGGACCGGCGGCGCGGGTCCCGGCGCGCTCCCCCCGGCGCCGACCGCGCCGGCCCCGCCTGGCTGAGCGAACGGGTTCGACGCCTGCTCGACGGACGTTCCCTGTGGGTCGCCGCCGTCGCGGGCCTCGGCATCGCGCTGCCGTCGGTGGATTACCTGGCGGCCCTGGCGGTCATCCTGGCGTCCGGCGCCCCGGTCATGACGCAGTTGGGTGCGCTGCTGATGTTCAACGTCGTCGCGTTCGCACTTGTCGAGATCCCGTTGGCCGCTTACCTGTTGGCGCCGGCGGCAACGCGCGCGAGGATGACCGCGCTGCAGGACTGGATACGGTCACGGCGTCGCATCGAGGTTGCCGCGCTGCTGGCCGCGGTCGGGCTTGTGCTGCTGGTGGTGGGTCTGGCCGATCTTTGA
- the fadD21 gene encoding fatty-acid--AMP ligase FAAL21/FadD21 → MQHSSVVSLLRERAGLQPDDLAFRYTDYEQDWAGVTESLTWAQLYRRTLNVAHEVTRHAGSGDRAVILAPQGLPYIAAFLGAIQAGLIAVPLSVPQPGTHDERIGAVLSDTDPTVVLTTSTAAPAVGDYLRRPDGAAPAIVEVDSLSLDDPNPPNIRVSDAPSIAYLQYTSGSTRLPAGVMVSHRNLHVNFQQLMAAYFPDFDGVAPRDSRCVSWLPFYHDMGLMQGVIAPILGGYPGVLTSPVAFLQRPARWIQAMAQTDPVFSAAPNFAFELTVRKTSDADMTGLDLGNVISIVSGAERIHPATLDRFCKRFAPYNFREDMMQPSYGLAEATVYVASRAQTGAPKVVHFEPEQLAEGNARPCSPQSGSPLLSYGTPHSPTVRIVDPDTTTQCPDGTVGEIWVHGDNVAAGYWHKPEETQRTFGAALANPSPGTPEGPWLRTGDLGFVCDGEMFIVGRMKDLLIVYGRNHYPEDIESTVQAITGGRAAAISVPVNETEKLVTIIELKERDDSGGDGQQRLDAVKNDVTAAISNAHGLTVADLVLVAPGSIPTTTSGKIRRAACVEQYRRQQFARLDA, encoded by the coding sequence ATGCAACATTCGTCCGTCGTCTCCCTGCTGCGGGAACGCGCCGGTCTGCAGCCCGACGATTTGGCCTTCCGCTATACCGATTACGAGCAGGACTGGGCGGGCGTTACCGAATCGCTGACGTGGGCACAGCTGTATCGGCGGACCCTGAATGTTGCGCACGAGGTCACGCGGCACGCCGGCAGCGGGGACCGGGCCGTGATCCTTGCCCCCCAAGGCCTCCCCTACATCGCGGCGTTCCTCGGCGCGATACAGGCCGGGCTGATTGCGGTCCCGCTCTCGGTTCCCCAGCCAGGTACCCACGACGAGCGGATCGGTGCCGTCCTATCCGACACCGACCCGACCGTGGTTCTCACCACCTCCACGGCCGCGCCGGCCGTCGGCGATTATCTGCGGCGCCCGGACGGAGCAGCCCCGGCCATCGTCGAGGTCGACTCCCTGAGCCTCGACGATCCGAATCCGCCCAACATCCGCGTCAGCGACGCCCCGAGCATCGCGTACCTGCAGTACACGTCCGGCTCGACCCGTCTTCCGGCCGGGGTCATGGTCTCGCACCGCAACCTTCACGTGAATTTCCAGCAGCTGATGGCCGCGTACTTCCCCGATTTCGATGGCGTGGCCCCGCGCGACAGCCGGTGCGTGTCGTGGCTGCCCTTCTATCACGACATGGGCCTGATGCAGGGCGTCATCGCTCCGATCCTGGGCGGCTACCCCGGTGTCCTGACGAGCCCGGTGGCGTTCCTGCAGCGGCCCGCACGGTGGATCCAGGCGATGGCGCAAACCGACCCGGTCTTCTCGGCCGCGCCGAACTTCGCCTTCGAGCTGACCGTGCGCAAGACGTCGGATGCGGACATGACCGGACTCGACCTGGGCAATGTCATCAGCATCGTCAGCGGCGCCGAACGAATCCATCCCGCAACGCTCGACCGGTTCTGTAAGCGGTTCGCCCCGTACAACTTTCGCGAAGACATGATGCAGCCCTCCTACGGTCTGGCGGAGGCGACCGTCTACGTGGCCAGCCGCGCGCAGACCGGCGCACCGAAAGTCGTTCACTTCGAGCCAGAGCAGCTGGCGGAGGGCAACGCCCGGCCGTGCTCACCACAGAGCGGCTCGCCGCTGCTGAGCTACGGGACGCCGCACTCGCCGACGGTGCGAATCGTGGACCCCGACACCACGACGCAGTGCCCGGACGGGACGGTCGGTGAAATCTGGGTCCACGGCGACAACGTGGCCGCGGGCTACTGGCACAAGCCGGAGGAAACGCAGCGCACCTTCGGCGCCGCCCTGGCCAACCCGTCGCCCGGCACCCCCGAGGGGCCGTGGCTGCGCACCGGTGACCTCGGTTTCGTCTGCGACGGCGAGATGTTCATCGTGGGCAGGATGAAGGATCTGCTGATCGTCTACGGGCGCAACCACTATCCCGAGGACATCGAGTCGACCGTGCAGGCGATCACCGGGGGCCGCGCCGCGGCGATCTCGGTGCCGGTGAACGAGACCGAGAAATTGGTGACCATCATCGAACTGAAGGAGCGCGACGATTCCGGCGGGGACGGGCAGCAGCGCCTCGACGCCGTCAAGAACGATGTGACCGCGGCGATTTCGAACGCGCACGGGCTCACCGTCGCCGACCTGGTGCTGGTGGCACCGGGATCGATTCCCACCACGACGAGCGGCAAGATCCGACGGGCGGCCTGCGTCGAGCAGTATCGACGGCAACAGTTCGCCCGGTTGGACGCCTGA